Proteins encoded in a region of the Zea mays cultivar B73 chromosome 2, Zm-B73-REFERENCE-NAM-5.0, whole genome shotgun sequence genome:
- the LOC100278263 gene encoding uncharacterized protein LOC100278263: protein MAMVQPADATVKANEILARFRPIAPKPTLAAEGVVAANRVLCHLQGRPCRARKRGRPGPAVVAPSPESGLQPPAKRKRATTPYPPLRCTGPRASAAVPGSAGLPLASASLPPAGAGAAEDLAKVAAEGRHVPVERDLLRKLLEPKVISPRAVRPVCSAIHVGCIHRADATCAAAVSKTAVRVEAELEVDALPAVVSDASNRVRLVNDAYKEMVGQPECPWLDAVAATSRRISGEVALVVANQSSLPESYGVFTCTAKIEWEDDGKVASIDVPCDVSRLQCESREYLFVWRFRTADADADASVGCSSEEISES, encoded by the coding sequence ATGGCCATGGTGCAGCCGGCGGACGCGACCGTCAAGGCCAACGAGATCCTGGCGCGGTTCCGGCCCATCGCGCCCAAGCCCACACTGGCGGCCGAGGGCGTGGTGGCCGCGAACCGCGTGCTGTGCCATCTGCAGGGCAGGCCGTGCCGCGCGCGGAAACGcggccgccccggccccgccGTCGTGGCGCCGTCGCCCGAGTCGGGCTTACAGCCGCCCGCCAAGCGGAAGAGAGCCACGACGCCGTACCCGCCTCTCCGGTGCACGGGGCCGCGTGCGTCCGCGGCCGTCCCGGGCAGTGCAGGCCTCCCTCTGGCGTCGGCGTCGCTCCCGCCGGCGGGTGCGGGTGCTGCCGAGGACCTCGCGAAGGTGGCGGCGGAGGGGAGGCACGTCCCCGTGGAGCGCGACCTGCTGCGGAAGCTGCTGGAGCCCAAGGTCATCTCGCCGCGGGCGGTGCGCCCCGTGTGCTCCGCCATCCACGTCGGGTGCATCCACCGCGCCGACGCGACCTGCGCCGCCGCCGTCTCGAAGACAGCGGTTCGTGTGGAGGCGGAGCTGGAGGTCGACGCGCTCCCGGCGGTTGTCTCCGACGCCAGCAACCGCGTCCGGCTCGTGAACGACGCGTACAAGGAGATGGTGGGGCAGCCCGAGTGCCCGTGGCTCGACGCCGTGGCTGCCACGTCGAGGAGGATCAGCGGGGAGGTCGCGCTGGTGGTAGCCAACCAGTCCTCCCTGCCAGAGTCGTACGGGGTGTTCACATGCACGGCAAAGATCGAGTGGGAGGACGACGGGAAGGTCGCCTCCATCGATGTACCCTGCGACGTCAGCCGGCTGCAGTGCGAGTCCAGAGAGTACCTCTTCGTCTGGAGGTTCCGTaccgccgacgccgacgccgacgcaTCCGTTGGCTGCAGCTCCGAGGAGATTAGTGAGAGTTAG
- the LOC100384440 gene encoding uncharacterized protein LOC100384440, which translates to MARRDAVTKPRAAQACRVAVLLQCPGLQARLYKKSWSSPADTDGKSQTVMMFCGAGSFKGVDKEEGAGVGKPAKAKGKKNNPYATRGLDRFSVVLSELESKRERILRRVGSDAGADHLMVRFVQSEAKGWVPIVVKLPHEEEQAADDGAHKRQGKGRTASKPTTSHPSTPPAEPASPKDEDAAKLTHVVAAKKRKAGGVRWSWAWERAKTMRPRHYWPLAMALLLLCLVVFGRVFAICCTSIWWYLLPVLSGEEALGLARPPATAAKPRKDVASIRAGDKLALAPPASRGGKRSSSAGAAHEMISPRSHAHRKKG; encoded by the coding sequence ATGGCAAGGCGTGACGCCGTGACGAAGCCACGAGCAGCTCAGGCTTGCAGAGTTGCAGTGCTGCTCCAGTGTCCAGGGCTCCAGGCTAGGCTCTATAAAAAGTCCTGGTCGTCCCCGGCCGACACGGACGGGAAGTCGCAAACAGTTATGATGTTCTGCGGCGCGGGCAGCTTCAAGGGCGTCGACAAGGAGGAGGGCGCCGGCGTCGGGAAGCCGGCCAAGGCGAAGGGGAAGAAAAACAACCCCTACGCAACGCGGGGACTGGACAGGTTCTCCGTCGTGCTGTCGGAGCTAGAGTCCAAGCGGGAGAGGATCCTGCGGCGCGTCGGCTCGGACGCCGGCGCCGACCATCTCATGGTCCGGTTCGTGCAGTCGGAGGCCAAAGGATGGGTGCCCATCGTCGTCAAGCTCCCGCACGAGGAGGAGCAGGCTGCCGACGACGGCGCACACAAGAGGCAGGGCAAGGGCAGGACGGCCAGCAAGCCGACGACCTCGCATCCGTCAACGCCGCCCGCTGAGCCTGCCAGCCCCAAGGACGAAGACGCCGCTAAGCTCACGCACGTCGTGGCGGCGAAGAAGCGTAAGGCCGGCGGGGTGCGGTGGTCCTGGGCCTGGGAAAGGGCGAAGACGATGAGGCCGCGCCATTACTGGCCGCTGGCCATGGCGCTGCTGCTGCTGTGCCTCGTGGTGTTCGGGAGGGTGTTCGCCATCTGCTGCACCTCCATCTGGTGGTACCTCTTGCCGGTCTTGAGCGGGGAGGAAGCCCTGGGCCTGGCGAGACCGCCCGCGACGGCGGCGAAGCCCCGCAAGGATGTTGCTAGCATCAGGGCCGGCGACAAGCTAGCGCTGGCGCCGCCTGCTTCGCGTGGTGGCAAGAGGAGTAGCAGCGCTGGCGCCGCTCATGAGATGATTTCACCCAGAAGCCATGCACATCGAAAGAAGGGGTAA
- the LOC100193844 gene encoding NADH-ubiquinone oxidoreductase subunit, with the protein MASPLRRSFPSLGRALLTPAPARMLSAEASDALVEIKPGEIGMVSGIPEEHLRRKVVIYSPARTASQQGSGKVGRWKINFLSTQKWENPLMGWTSTGDPYANVGEAGLTFNSAESAKAFAEKHGWNYVVRKRHTPLLKPKAYAENFKWKGPPKAEQA; encoded by the exons ATGGCCTCCCCGCTCCGTCGGAGCTTCCCCTCCCTCGGCCGCGCGCTTCTCACGCCGGCGCCGGCGCGGATGCTCTCCGCGGAGGCCTCCGATGCCCTCGTTGAGATCAAGCCTGGGGAGATTGGGATGGTCTCCGGCATCCCCGAGGAGCACCTCCGCCGTAAG GTTGTAATTTATTCACCAGCTAGGACTGCATCTCAGCAAGGTTCAGGCAAAGTTGGGAGATGGAAAATTAACTTTTTGTCAACCCAAAA GTGGGAGAACCCATTGATGGGATGGACATCTACTGGGGATCCATATGCTAATGTCGGTGAAGCAGGACTTACATTCAACAGTGCGGAGTCAGCAAAAGCATTTGCTGAAAAACATGGATGGAATTATGTG GTACGGAAACGGCATACACCTCTTTTGAAG CCTAAGGCCTACGCTGAGAACTTCAAGTGGAAAGGCCCCCCGAAGGCGGAGCAAGCATAA